In Aridibaculum aurantiacum, the following proteins share a genomic window:
- the ureE gene encoding urease accessory protein UreE, whose translation MMIQQKLGNLASFADEGRAIDRLSIEWYESSKRILNKKTQSGKEVVLKFLNEPPQLQQDDVLHADETTLIVVDIIACEAMTFKPSTMYEMAYVCYEIGNKHLPLYYQDDTILIPYDAPTFKMLQAAGFDPQVEQRKLQNQVKTSVAPHAHKGSSESLFSRILKLTTPTND comes from the coding sequence ATGATGATACAACAAAAGTTAGGAAACCTTGCATCGTTTGCTGATGAAGGAAGAGCAATTGACAGGCTGTCGATAGAATGGTACGAGAGCAGTAAAAGAATACTGAATAAGAAGACACAATCGGGTAAAGAGGTGGTGCTTAAATTTTTAAATGAACCTCCGCAACTGCAGCAGGATGATGTATTGCATGCAGATGAAACCACTTTGATAGTAGTGGACATAATAGCATGCGAAGCAATGACTTTTAAACCGTCTACCATGTATGAAATGGCATATGTATGCTACGAGATCGGCAACAAACACCTGCCACTTTACTACCAGGATGATACTATACTCATTCCGTACGACGCTCCTACTTTCAAGATGCTGCAGGCTGCAGGTTTTGATCCGCAGGTAGAACAACGAAAACTACAGAACCAGGTAAAAACATCCGTTGCACCACATGCGCACAAAGGCAGCAGCGAAAGCTTGTTCTCCCGTATATTAAAACTGACCACACCTACCAATGACTAA
- the ureC gene encoding urease subunit alpha produces the protein MSLYINRTRYANMYGPTTGDKVRLGDTELLIEIERDYTVYGDEAKFGGGKTIRDGMAQSATALRSEDVLDFVITSVIIIDHWGIVKADIGIKDGKVVGVGKAGNPDTMDGITPGLVIGASTEVHGGAGLIATAGGIDTHIHFICPQQVDHALFSGITTMLGGGTGPADGTSATTVTPGAWNIRKMLEAADAFPMNLGFFGKGNCATTAPIAEQVEAGACGLKIHEDWGSTPAVIDACLTVADEYDVQVAIHTDTLNEGGFLEDTMNAINGRVIHTFHTEGAGGGHAPDIIKASMYPNVLPSSTNPTRPFTVNTIDEHLDMLMVCHHLDKSVPEDVAFADSRIRPETIAAEDILHDMGVFSMMSSDSQAMGRVAEVITRTWQTADKMKKQRGALPEDAANNNDNFRVKRYVAKYTINPAISHGISSIVGSIEPGKLADIVLWKPMMFGAKPEMSIKGGMIIASRMGDPNASIPTPQPVIYRHMFGAFGKALHETCITFVSQASIDNGTIEKYGLQKIVVPVKNCRNISKKDLVHNDATPQIDVNPENYEVKVDGELITCEPVKEVPLAQRYFLF, from the coding sequence ATGAGTTTGTACATCAACCGCACAAGGTATGCCAATATGTATGGCCCCACCACCGGCGATAAAGTAAGACTAGGCGACACTGAACTATTGATAGAAATAGAAAGGGATTATACCGTATATGGCGACGAAGCCAAGTTTGGAGGCGGCAAAACCATCCGTGATGGTATGGCACAGTCAGCAACTGCACTCCGCTCAGAAGATGTGCTGGATTTTGTTATCACCAGTGTGATCATCATCGATCATTGGGGCATAGTGAAGGCTGATATAGGTATAAAGGATGGCAAGGTGGTAGGTGTTGGCAAAGCAGGCAATCCCGATACAATGGATGGAATAACACCTGGCTTGGTTATCGGCGCATCTACTGAGGTACATGGTGGCGCAGGACTTATTGCCACTGCAGGAGGCATCGACACGCATATACATTTCATCTGTCCGCAGCAGGTGGATCATGCACTCTTCAGTGGTATCACTACCATGCTGGGTGGCGGTACGGGACCTGCCGATGGCACTAGTGCCACAACGGTTACTCCCGGTGCATGGAACATCCGCAAGATGCTGGAAGCCGCCGATGCGTTCCCGATGAACCTAGGCTTTTTCGGCAAAGGCAACTGTGCGACCACGGCCCCTATTGCTGAGCAGGTAGAAGCAGGTGCATGCGGTTTGAAGATCCATGAAGACTGGGGATCTACACCCGCTGTAATTGATGCATGTTTAACTGTAGCCGACGAGTATGATGTGCAGGTGGCTATTCATACAGATACGCTCAATGAAGGCGGCTTTTTGGAGGACACCATGAACGCCATCAATGGCCGAGTGATCCATACCTTTCATACCGAGGGAGCTGGTGGTGGTCATGCACCGGATATTATCAAGGCTTCCATGTATCCCAATGTACTTCCTTCATCTACCAATCCTACGCGGCCTTTCACTGTTAATACTATCGACGAGCACCTGGACATGTTGATGGTCTGTCACCATCTTGACAAGTCGGTACCTGAAGATGTGGCATTTGCCGATTCGCGTATACGACCAGAGACCATTGCTGCGGAAGATATACTGCACGACATGGGAGTATTTAGCATGATGAGTTCCGACTCGCAAGCAATGGGACGTGTGGCAGAAGTAATAACACGCACCTGGCAAACCGCAGATAAAATGAAGAAACAACGTGGTGCACTACCAGAAGATGCTGCCAACAACAACGACAACTTCAGGGTAAAAAGATATGTTGCTAAATACACCATCAATCCTGCTATCAGTCATGGCATATCAAGCATTGTAGGATCCATTGAACCAGGTAAACTGGCTGATATTGTACTATGGAAGCCGATGATGTTTGGCGCCAAGCCGGAGATGAGCATCAAAGGTGGAATGATCATCGCCAGCCGAATGGGCGACCCGAATGCTTCTATTCCTACACCCCAACCTGTTATATACCGCCACATGTTTGGTGCTTTTGGTAAAGCTCTTCATGAGACCTGTATCACATTTGTTTCGCAGGCTTCTATTGATAACGGCACCATTGAAAAATATGGACTGCAAAAGATTGTAGTGCCGGTAAAGAACTGCAGGAATATTTCAAAAAAAGATCTTGTACACAACGATGCTACGCCACAAATTGATGTAAACCCGGAGAATTACGAAGTGAAGGTAGATGGTGAACTCATCACCTGCGAGCCTGTGAAAGAAGTGCCACTGGCACAGCGGTATTTTCTATTTTAA
- the ureB gene encoding urease subunit beta, which translates to MIPGEYILAKGDILCNAGRETTQLIVVNKGDRPVQVGSHFHFFEVNKIMDFDREKAFGMRLNIAAGTAVRFEPGEQKEVELVSFGGNKKLFGFSNLTDGDTSGASKQAALEKAAALHFKNNPQ; encoded by the coding sequence ATGATACCCGGAGAATACATTTTAGCCAAAGGAGATATATTATGCAATGCAGGCAGGGAAACCACCCAATTAATCGTGGTGAACAAGGGCGACAGGCCCGTACAGGTAGGTTCTCATTTCCATTTTTTTGAAGTAAACAAGATAATGGACTTTGACCGGGAAAAAGCTTTTGGCATGCGGCTCAACATAGCTGCTGGCACTGCTGTCCGCTTCGAGCCCGGTGAACAAAAAGAGGTAGAGCTGGTAAGCTTTGGTGGCAACAAAAAGCTCTTTGGTTTTAGCAACCTTACTGATGGAGATACTTCAGGCGCAAGCAAACAAGCAGCACTTGAAAAAGCTGCAGCCCTACACTTCAAAAACAACCCGCAATGA
- the ureA gene encoding urease subunit gamma encodes MHLTPRESEKLLLFLAGELAQKRKDRGLKLNYPEAIALISSHLQEAARDGKSVAELMSYGATILSREDVMEGIPEMIDEIQIEATFPDGTKLVTVHHPIR; translated from the coding sequence ATGCATCTTACACCCCGGGAGTCGGAAAAACTACTGCTGTTTCTAGCAGGAGAACTTGCACAAAAAAGAAAGGATCGCGGACTTAAGTTAAATTACCCCGAAGCCATAGCACTCATCAGCAGCCACCTGCAGGAAGCAGCACGCGATGGTAAATCTGTAGCCGAACTGATGAGCTATGGCGCCACCATCCTCAGCCGCGAAGATGTGATGGAAGGCATTCCTGAAATGATCGACGAGATACAGATCGAAGCCACTTTCCCCGATGGCACCAAGCTAGTTACGGTCCACCACCCCATTCGCTAA
- a CDS encoding LysE family transporter, giving the protein MQQIKIFWWGLMISFLGTLPLGTLNVSITNVSVQDGIMAAWWFALGATIVEVVYVRLALVAMDKVMKRQKVFKAFEWLTVLLLFALSIFSLIAAVQMKGLGAAVPSYAMSPFALGAFLSLIHPLHIPFWFGWSTILINRKILIPSCNNYHAYVGGMAIGSMIGLGLFIYGSQIAISQIKTNQHVINYIIGFILLLTALIQTYRLLPQRVMTRIKA; this is encoded by the coding sequence ATGCAACAGATAAAGATCTTCTGGTGGGGCTTGATGATTAGTTTTCTAGGCACTTTACCATTAGGAACATTGAATGTTTCTATCACCAATGTATCGGTACAAGATGGAATAATGGCAGCCTGGTGGTTTGCACTGGGAGCAACAATAGTAGAAGTGGTCTATGTGCGCCTGGCTCTGGTAGCTATGGATAAAGTGATGAAGCGGCAAAAGGTTTTTAAAGCTTTTGAATGGCTGACCGTCTTGCTGTTGTTTGCATTATCAATATTTAGCTTAATTGCTGCTGTTCAGATGAAAGGTTTAGGTGCTGCTGTTCCTTCATATGCTATGTCACCTTTTGCGCTGGGCGCTTTTCTCAGTCTTATCCATCCACTGCATATTCCCTTTTGGTTTGGCTGGAGCACCATTCTCATCAACAGGAAAATACTAATCCCATCCTGCAATAACTACCACGCATATGTTGGCGGCATGGCCATAGGTTCAATGATCGGTTTGGGCCTTTTCATCTATGGAAGCCAGATTGCCATCTCGCAGATAAAGACCAACCAACATGTCATCAATTACATCATTGGTTTTATCCTATTACTCACCGCGCTCATCCAAACATACAGGCTGCTACCGCAAAGAGTGATGACGAGGATCAAGGCTTAG
- a CDS encoding xanthine dehydrogenase family protein molybdopterin-binding subunit: MSKHLFFAEPNEGLDRVDGRAKVTGAAKYSAEYELPKLVHAVLVESKIAKGTIASIEYKKAEKAPGVIAVLSHVNAPKVPGYDTGDNPAKPPTLGQPLRVFYDNKIYFSGQPIAIVVADTFERALHAATLVNVQYNKEAHETDLYENISKGVTPRNQRGADYKRGEANAYKNAPVQIEAEYIMPIEVHNPMELHSTIAVWNANKLMVYDKTQGVKATQRSLMDAFKLKEEDVQVNADFVGGGFGSALRTWPHVIATVLAAKHVDRPVKLMLTRPQMFTMVGYRPYAIQKIGLGATKDGKLTGITHEAIGNTSTYEEFTEGVVNMSRFMYDCPNVNTVYKIVPLDLSTPTWKRGPGEATGAFALESAIDEMAYAVNMDPVEFRLKNYAETDPQRNLPFSSKFLKQAYQMGADAIGWNKRNPKPRSIKEGEWLVGYGMGSGVFNAGRGRATVRAVLLADGSLVIQSAVSDSGPGTATAMTGIAAETMGMSPARITFEMGDSSLPPGPTQGGSTTVSTLGSAVYDVCVALQQKLLDMAVAKHTAFANLQLKDVTFNDGTIAPANNAAASVSLTSLLQQHNLPEVEITIESQGGDERQKYSIYSFSVHFTQVHVHPTTGVVRVKRAITVADAGKIVNKKTAGNQMIGGVVGGIGMALMEEAVVDHRFGRIVNNNFADYHVPVHADVPHVEVLFVDKKDPIINPIGSKGLGEIAIIGYAAAVANAIYHATGKRIRELPITPDKLIM, translated from the coding sequence ATGAGCAAACATTTATTTTTTGCAGAACCCAACGAAGGACTTGACCGTGTAGATGGTCGTGCTAAAGTAACCGGTGCTGCTAAGTATAGCGCAGAATACGAACTGCCTAAACTGGTTCATGCAGTACTGGTAGAAAGTAAAATAGCCAAAGGCACTATTGCTTCTATTGAATATAAAAAAGCTGAAAAAGCACCCGGTGTCATAGCTGTTCTTTCGCATGTAAATGCACCAAAAGTTCCGGGCTACGATACAGGTGATAATCCTGCGAAACCACCTACACTTGGACAGCCGCTGCGGGTGTTCTACGACAACAAGATCTACTTTAGCGGACAACCTATAGCTATAGTAGTTGCTGATACTTTTGAGCGCGCACTACATGCCGCCACTTTAGTAAATGTGCAATACAATAAAGAAGCACATGAAACTGACCTGTACGAAAACATCAGCAAAGGAGTTACACCACGTAACCAACGCGGAGCTGATTACAAACGAGGTGAAGCAAATGCATACAAAAATGCACCGGTACAAATAGAGGCTGAATACATCATGCCAATAGAAGTTCACAATCCAATGGAGCTTCATTCCACCATAGCAGTTTGGAACGCCAACAAGTTGATGGTGTACGACAAAACGCAAGGTGTAAAGGCTACTCAGAGAAGTTTGATGGATGCCTTCAAACTAAAGGAAGAAGACGTGCAGGTGAATGCAGATTTTGTAGGCGGAGGATTTGGTTCTGCATTGCGCACATGGCCTCATGTAATAGCGACTGTGCTTGCAGCCAAACATGTGGACAGACCGGTAAAGCTTATGCTTACAAGGCCGCAAATGTTTACCATGGTAGGCTACCGCCCTTACGCTATACAGAAGATAGGATTAGGCGCTACTAAAGATGGCAAGCTTACCGGCATCACACATGAAGCTATTGGCAACACTTCCACCTATGAAGAATTCACGGAAGGCGTAGTGAACATGTCGCGGTTTATGTACGACTGCCCAAATGTAAATACAGTGTACAAGATCGTTCCTTTAGATCTTAGCACACCTACATGGAAGCGTGGACCTGGCGAAGCTACAGGAGCTTTTGCTTTGGAGTCTGCCATTGATGAAATGGCTTATGCTGTGAACATGGACCCGGTAGAGTTCAGGTTGAAAAATTATGCTGAAACAGATCCGCAGCGCAACCTGCCTTTCTCCAGCAAGTTTTTAAAACAGGCGTACCAGATGGGTGCAGATGCCATTGGTTGGAACAAGCGCAACCCAAAGCCTCGCAGCATTAAAGAGGGAGAATGGCTGGTTGGCTACGGTATGGGATCTGGTGTATTCAATGCCGGAAGAGGAAGAGCAACGGTAAGAGCTGTATTATTAGCCGACGGTTCATTGGTGATACAAAGTGCGGTGAGCGATAGCGGGCCAGGCACTGCAACCGCCATGACAGGCATAGCTGCTGAAACCATGGGTATGTCGCCTGCTCGCATTACTTTCGAAATGGGTGACTCTTCTCTCCCACCAGGACCTACACAAGGTGGCTCTACTACTGTATCCACGCTTGGCTCGGCAGTATATGATGTATGTGTTGCACTGCAACAAAAACTGCTGGATATGGCTGTAGCAAAACATACTGCTTTTGCCAACCTGCAGTTGAAAGATGTAACCTTCAATGATGGTACTATTGCTCCTGCTAACAATGCAGCAGCAAGTGTGTCGCTCACTTCGTTACTACAACAGCACAACCTGCCGGAAGTAGAGATAACAATAGAATCGCAAGGTGGCGACGAGCGGCAGAAGTATTCTATTTATTCTTTCTCTGTTCATTTTACTCAAGTACATGTACACCCTACTACAGGTGTGGTGCGGGTAAAACGAGCCATCACAGTAGCCGATGCCGGAAAGATCGTGAACAAGAAAACAGCAGGCAACCAGATGATTGGTGGTGTGGTAGGTGGTATAGGAATGGCCCTTATGGAAGAGGCTGTTGTTGATCATCGTTTTGGACGGATAGTGAACAACAACTTTGCAGATTATCATGTGCCTGTACATGCAGATGTACCACATGTAGAAGTTTTATTTGTAGATAAAAAAGACCCGATCATCAATCCTATCGGATCAAAAGGTTTGGGTGAAATAGCAATCATAGGATATGCTGCAGCTGTTGCCAATGCTATCTATCATGCTACGGGTAAACGTATTCGTGAATTACCTATCACGCCAGATAAGTTGATAATGTAA
- a CDS encoding FAD binding domain-containing protein yields the protein MIQFSYIKPLSQRAAIDALRKDPTAQFIAGGTNLVDLMKRGVSAPQKLIDINALPLKQIAQQEGKINIGALALNGAVSEHPLIVSKLPLLSLALQAGASAQLRNMATVGGNMMQRTRCPYFYETSLPCNKREPGSGCSALEGYNRMHAIFGHSNSCIAVHPSDMSVAMAALNATVLVEGPKGKRAIPFTDFHKLPGDTPQKDNTLQPGELIVGVNVPEQPFTKHVHYLKIRDRASYAFALVSVAAALHLDGKTIKDARLAMGGVAHKPWRLADAEKHLVGKRATEETFLQAAEIAMQGAKAFKHNAFKIPMGKNAIVEALKTAAAKT from the coding sequence ATGATCCAGTTCAGCTATATAAAACCTCTGAGCCAGCGTGCAGCAATAGATGCATTAAGAAAAGATCCAACCGCGCAGTTCATAGCAGGTGGAACCAACCTGGTAGACCTGATGAAACGAGGTGTTTCTGCTCCACAAAAATTGATTGATATAAATGCACTCCCACTAAAGCAAATAGCACAGCAGGAAGGAAAGATAAACATCGGTGCACTTGCTCTTAACGGTGCAGTTTCGGAGCATCCGCTCATTGTTTCTAAACTTCCTTTGCTTTCTCTTGCATTACAAGCCGGCGCCTCTGCACAACTACGTAATATGGCTACCGTAGGTGGCAATATGATGCAGCGCACACGTTGCCCATATTTTTACGAAACCAGTTTGCCCTGCAATAAAAGAGAACCAGGATCAGGCTGTAGTGCATTAGAAGGTTATAACCGCATGCATGCCATCTTCGGTCATAGCAATAGCTGCATAGCTGTTCATCCAAGCGATATGTCTGTAGCCATGGCAGCACTTAATGCTACTGTTTTAGTAGAAGGTCCAAAAGGAAAAAGAGCAATACCATTTACTGATTTTCACAAGCTGCCGGGCGATACTCCTCAAAAAGACAATACACTGCAACCAGGAGAACTGATAGTAGGTGTGAATGTGCCTGAACAACCATTTACTAAACATGTTCATTACCTGAAAATAAGAGATCGCGCCTCGTATGCTTTTGCACTGGTATCTGTTGCCGCTGCATTGCACCTTGATGGAAAAACCATAAAAGATGCAAGACTGGCTATGGGTGGTGTTGCACATAAACCGTGGAGATTGGCAGATGCAGAAAAACATTTAGTAGGTAAACGTGCAACGGAAGAAACTTTCTTGCAAGCTGCGGAGATCGCTATGCAAGGAGCAAAAGCTTTTAAGCATAATGCATTTAAAATACCCATGGGTAAAAATGCTATTGTGGAAGCTTTAAAAACAGCTGCCGCAAAAACCTGA
- a CDS encoding (2Fe-2S)-binding protein, with the protein MCNENDGKCHNESRRDFLKVSGILTALAITPASVVKAAEENWDEGIASAIEKMPIKLEVNGVVHSLSVEPRVTLLDLLREQLHLTGSKKGCDLGQCGACTVHVDGKRINSCLTLAVMQNGKKITTIEGLAKGDELHPMQAAFIKHDGFQCGYCTPGQIMSAVACIKEGHANTEAEIREYMSGNICRCGAYSNIVAAIKEVKEGGKSI; encoded by the coding sequence ATGTGCAATGAAAACGATGGCAAATGCCATAACGAATCAAGAAGAGACTTTCTAAAAGTTTCCGGTATACTTACAGCGCTAGCCATAACACCGGCAAGCGTTGTAAAAGCAGCCGAAGAAAATTGGGATGAAGGCATTGCTTCAGCCATTGAAAAGATGCCCATAAAGCTGGAGGTTAATGGAGTTGTCCATTCACTTTCTGTAGAGCCGCGGGTTACACTACTCGATCTGTTACGCGAACAACTACATCTTACAGGTTCTAAAAAAGGCTGCGACCTTGGCCAGTGCGGCGCCTGTACAGTTCATGTGGATGGCAAACGTATTAACTCCTGTCTTACGCTGGCCGTTATGCAAAACGGCAAAAAAATAACTACCATAGAAGGACTTGCAAAAGGAGATGAATTACATCCTATGCAAGCTGCTTTCATCAAGCACGATGGTTTCCAATGCGGCTACTGTACACCCGGGCAAATAATGAGTGCCGTGGCTTGTATAAAAGAAGGTCATGCAAATACGGAAGCCGAGATACGAGAATACATGAGTGGCAATATCTGCCGCTGTGGTGCTTATTCTAATATTGTTGCAGCCATCAAAGAAGTAAAAGAAGGAGGTAAAAGCATATGA
- a CDS encoding GAF domain-containing protein — protein sequence MAEDLSIHQGTKEEQYQFLLPQIKGLLTGEDDLVANMANVAAALKEQFNFFWVGFYVVKNGELVLAPFQGPVACTRIRKGRGVCGTSWAENKTLIVPDVENFPGHIACSSLSKSEIVVPVRKDDEVVGVLDVDSSELDSFDDTDAKYLEEIVKMINW from the coding sequence ATGGCTGAAGATCTAAGCATACATCAAGGCACTAAAGAAGAGCAATACCAGTTTTTGCTACCACAAATAAAGGGTTTGCTTACAGGCGAAGACGACTTGGTGGCAAACATGGCTAACGTAGCTGCAGCACTAAAAGAGCAGTTCAACTTTTTTTGGGTAGGCTTTTATGTAGTAAAGAATGGCGAATTGGTGCTGGCACCTTTTCAAGGGCCGGTGGCATGTACACGTATAAGAAAGGGCCGTGGTGTTTGTGGTACCAGCTGGGCAGAAAATAAAACACTCATTGTTCCGGATGTAGAAAATTTTCCGGGGCACATAGCCTGCAGTAGTTTATCCAAATCAGAGATTGTTGTTCCGGTTCGTAAAGACGACGAAGTAGTAGGTGTGCTGGATGTTGATAGCAGTGAGTTAGACAGTTTTGATGATACCGACGCAAAATATCTTGAAGAGATCGTAAAGATGATCAACTGGTAG
- a CDS encoding flavin monoamine oxidase family protein, translated as MKILIIGAGASGLMAGKHLAAAGYEVTILEARDRIGGRIHSFSHNDLTLEGGAEFIHGNLPLTLDLLKEAGIGYHKIDGAMWKSLEGEWEKSSEAFENEELVKRKLEALTENISIQEFLDKEFSEPKHEGIRNSVLSYIEGYYAGDPSKASALKFYKEWQSEDEENYRIEGGYGKIIEFLADRILEKNGRIITGTIVKKIQWQKDAVTAIDQDGNEYAAEKVIITIPAGVWQNNEEAAIALEPTIPRIQHQMNRLGFGSVIKILLEFEHAFWCSEPIRERIQADTTKLGFIFSSENIPTFWTQYPKSSTILTGWVAGPNALHFSTKPPEVIGAEALRSLSNIFSIDVVILEQWLKWYQVFDWPADPFTKGGYSYSITTTEEAQAQLLQPIERTIYLAGEALYTGTETGTVEAALTSGLFTAQKVMSDSHS; from the coding sequence ATGAAGATATTGATAATAGGCGCAGGTGCTAGTGGACTTATGGCTGGAAAACATTTAGCCGCTGCAGGATATGAAGTAACCATTTTGGAAGCAAGAGACCGCATTGGCGGAAGAATACACTCCTTCTCCCATAATGATCTGACACTGGAAGGAGGTGCAGAATTTATTCATGGAAATCTTCCCTTAACACTCGATCTGTTGAAAGAGGCTGGCATTGGCTACCATAAAATTGATGGAGCAATGTGGAAAAGCTTAGAAGGGGAATGGGAGAAGTCTTCGGAAGCTTTTGAGAACGAAGAGCTGGTAAAAAGAAAACTTGAAGCACTAACTGAGAATATATCTATTCAAGAATTTTTAGATAAAGAGTTCAGTGAACCTAAGCATGAAGGAATTCGCAATTCAGTTCTTTCGTATATAGAAGGTTATTATGCTGGTGATCCATCCAAAGCAAGTGCGCTAAAGTTTTATAAAGAATGGCAATCGGAAGATGAGGAGAATTACAGGATAGAAGGCGGCTATGGAAAGATCATTGAATTTCTGGCTGATCGAATACTTGAAAAGAACGGCAGGATCATAACAGGTACAATAGTGAAAAAAATACAATGGCAAAAAGATGCAGTTACTGCCATTGACCAGGATGGTAATGAATACGCTGCCGAAAAAGTAATCATCACCATACCCGCAGGTGTATGGCAAAATAATGAAGAAGCTGCAATAGCATTAGAGCCAACCATACCACGAATTCAGCATCAAATGAATAGGTTGGGCTTTGGCAGTGTTATCAAAATCTTGCTTGAATTTGAACATGCTTTCTGGTGCTCGGAACCTATACGAGAAAGAATACAAGCCGACACAACAAAATTGGGCTTCATCTTTTCATCGGAGAATATTCCTACGTTTTGGACACAGTATCCTAAATCATCCACTATACTTACCGGCTGGGTTGCAGGACCCAATGCACTGCATTTTTCTACTAAGCCACCTGAAGTAATAGGAGCCGAAGCCTTACGATCATTAAGCAATATTTTTTCGATTGATGTAGTGATACTTGAACAATGGCTGAAATGGTACCAGGTGTTTGACTGGCCTGCAGACCCGTTTACAAAAGGCGGATACTCCTACTCTATTACCACCACAGAAGAGGCGCAGGCACAATTGCTTCAACCAATAGAGCGGACCATCTACTTAGCTGGCGAGGCATTATACACGGGAACTGAAACGGGTACAGTGGAAGCTGCTTTGACCAGCGGATTATTTACAGCCCAAAAAGTGATGAGTGATAGTCATTCATGA
- a CDS encoding NUDIX domain-containing protein — MPKTSAGLLVYQFHQNHLQVLLVHPGGPFWKNKDEGAWSIPKGEYSDSEDPLQVALREFEEETGNNIEATNFIELEAVKQKGSKLIKAWAVEANIEQPFISSNIFEMEWPPRSGKMQQFPEVDKAGWFSISEAAVKMNAVQFQLVQQLQEKLGAKVQ; from the coding sequence ATGCCAAAGACCAGCGCCGGGTTACTTGTTTACCAGTTCCATCAAAACCATTTGCAAGTACTGCTGGTACATCCCGGCGGCCCATTTTGGAAAAATAAAGATGAAGGCGCATGGAGTATTCCTAAAGGTGAATATTCAGATAGTGAAGATCCATTACAAGTGGCACTACGCGAATTTGAAGAAGAGACAGGTAATAACATTGAAGCGACCAACTTCATAGAACTTGAAGCGGTGAAGCAAAAAGGTAGTAAGCTCATCAAAGCATGGGCAGTAGAAGCAAACATTGAGCAGCCTTTTATTAGCAGTAATATTTTTGAGATGGAATGGCCGCCGCGGTCAGGAAAGATGCAGCAGTTTCCTGAAGTAGATAAAGCAGGGTGGTTCAGCATAAGTGAAGCAGCAGTAAAAATGAATGCGGTACAATTTCAACTAGTACAGCAACTGCAGGAGAAGCTTGGTGCAAAAGTTCAATAG